ACAAAACCCAGACTTCGCACGTCTGTTTATCTCGAACTTTATCTCCGAGGTCGGTAGCCAGATCTACCGCGTCGCCATACCGGTCTGGGCCTACACCCAGACCGATTCGGCGCTCACCGCGGCCATGGTCATCGCCGCGCAGTTTTTTGCCAAGATGGTCGTGGGGCCGTTGCTATCGCCGCTGCCCGACCTCTACGACCGCCGGCAGCTGATGTTCTGGTCGGAGGCGCTTTCGGCGGTGGCGGTGGCCTTGCTGCCGCTCTTTTTCATGGAAAGCGTCGCGGGCTGGGTCCTCGTCGCCCTGCTGCTCGGGGTGCTGCAGTCGATCGGCGATCCCGCGGTGAACACCGTGGTCCCGGAGCTGGTGGGCGAGGAGGACCTGGACGCGGCCAACAGCCTCATCGAGCTGCCCCGCCGCTCGCTGGAGATGATCTTCATGGGCATCGCGGGCGTCCTCGTGGGGCTGCTCGGCGCCTACACCGCCTTCTGGATCGACGCGGTCTCGTTCGCCCTGTCGGCGCTGGTGCTGCTGAGCCTGCGGCCGCTGCCGGCTCCGGGCGACGGCATGGGGAAGAGCGGCTACTGGGGGATGGTGGCCGGCGGGCTGCGCTACGTTCTCAGCAACCCGGTGACCCGCTACGTGATCGGCGTGCTGGCCCCGGCCGCGATGTTCGGGGCGATCGACGCCACGGTGCCGCCGGTGCTGGCCACCCAGGTCTTCGCCGGAGGGGACGACAAGCTGGGTTCGATGTACTACGGCTTCATGGAGGCCTTCTTCGCCACCGGCGCCGTCCTCGGTCTGCTGGCGGTCACGACGGTTACAAAGCGGTTTTCCCGGCCGCTGGCCTTTCTGGGCGGCCTCGCCGTCTTCGGGGTGGCCGAGTTGCTGATCGGCGTCTTCGAGTTCTGGTGGCCGGTGCTCGTCTTCCAGGCGGTCATGGGTTTCGCCAACCAGATCTTCATCGTCCCCGCGCGCTCGCTGATCCAGCTGGGCGTGGAGCCGCGTTTTCTGGGCCGGGTGATGGCCGCCTGGGGGGCGGTGATGGGGGGCGCGGCCCTGGTGGGCATGATGCTGGGCGGCTTCCTGGCCCAGTTCTTCGGGCCCCAGGCGGCCTTCATCATCGGCGGCGGCGGCGTCCTCGCTGCGGCGCTGTTCGGCCTGGTGCGCGGGGTTCCCAAGGTGTGACCCGCGGGTCAGTTATAGTGGGGCATGCCTGAAACGAGCCTACCCCGCTGGGACCTTTCCCCGCTCTA
The DNA window shown above is from Oceanithermus desulfurans and carries:
- a CDS encoding MFS transporter, translated to MLKVLQNPDFARLFISNFISEVGSQIYRVAIPVWAYTQTDSALTAAMVIAAQFFAKMVVGPLLSPLPDLYDRRQLMFWSEALSAVAVALLPLFFMESVAGWVLVALLLGVLQSIGDPAVNTVVPELVGEEDLDAANSLIELPRRSLEMIFMGIAGVLVGLLGAYTAFWIDAVSFALSALVLLSLRPLPAPGDGMGKSGYWGMVAGGLRYVLSNPVTRYVIGVLAPAAMFGAIDATVPPVLATQVFAGGDDKLGSMYYGFMEAFFATGAVLGLLAVTTVTKRFSRPLAFLGGLAVFGVAELLIGVFEFWWPVLVFQAVMGFANQIFIVPARSLIQLGVEPRFLGRVMAAWGAVMGGAALVGMMLGGFLAQFFGPQAAFIIGGGGVLAAALFGLVRGVPKV